tttttaaaagaaattgattttttggttgaattttgaataatatgtttctgtaaatagatgtattttaatgactggtagtttgaattagtaacttgaattgttggtggctgtaccctcaaagggggttgaagtattgtaaaattattgtcctcctgagagggtacgtaagtccacaaacatgcaaagtaaattctaaatttccacgtttttaatggtagtataagtgtatttttattgtatggctagatttccgaaattgctgacggctgaggggatgatgtaaatccagctagggtccatgcaggtagcaaaagtactgtaagtccccatggtccctagaatggtgatctaccttcagttgttggcaatctatagcccggttttatattgtattgtcctctatagataaattgttttaggcatagctactagttttacattcatttctgtgatgttctagttttttactgtccttcgtcgactgattgttataatactcatatattccattttaatgttccgttcccgtcacgatatggctgaaatattgccgatgtgacattaaattttaactcactcactcactcacccatactgAAATATCATTTCCTATGGCTCTTAATGGCATTATCAAATACCTCACTCTGATGATGTCATATTGACATTATCTCAAACCACATCTAGTTATCTATTCATCTAACATCTATCTCTATTCGGAATTGTATGATTGTTTTTGTGTGATTTGAGTTTCTTTTGGAGCTGAGTATATATTGTATGTACTCACTTAAGTATGTTCTACACAAATACACAGCTACTCTAGGGTCAGTTCACAGAGTTCTGAGATTAGTAATACTAAGTACAGAGCAGCATTAAAGCAAGTGTGACAGATTACCTTGTATTGTTGGAGAGCAATAGTGCAGCGGTCAGACATCTATCGATCATGCTGAAGGCATGGGTTTGATCCCTGTGGAGGCACTTTGTTTGGATCCCAAGAATGGGCACTTTTGCCTAGTATCCTTGGACAAGATACTTAGATCCACATTGTCTCTGTTCTCCCGGGTGTAAACTCGGTAGCCATGAGGATGTGctgaaaatgttcatgtttagTTCATAGTGCAGCATGGCTGTAACAGTGCAATAGTCTCCTATGATCAAGGATGGTGATATATGCATAGTACCATGAGTGAACAGTTACTTTCATTACAGACAAATGGCATAGTGAGCATCCTGGATACTCTGACAGCTCAGCCAAAGACAACAGTCGAGGGGTTTGTCCAGGAGATTAAAGCAAGGCACAGGATCAACAATTAGTAAGCAGGAAATACCATCATCATGTCATTTCATTGTCATGAACCTATGGCTTCATCTGTCCTATTTTATGTTAAAAAATGTTCACTGGTAGCGCTGGTCTAGTCTTGATTATTACTATTTCAAGCTGATTTAAGAacacaacaaaatatgtttgaccattccttgtttcattttcaacttTCAGTTTCTTTGAACCATTACCAAAGGTTGAACGGTTGTTTGGTATTCGCCATTTCTCAGGCCGTGTTGTTTACGATGCCAGCAACTTCCTCTCCACCAATCAGGATCAGATTCCTGATGACATCATCAGTATTTTCTCGAAGCAAAACTGTAATTTTGGTTTTGCCTCCCATCTCTTTGCACATGAAGTCAAAACCATGAGCGGTGAGTATATATAGTGTAGGTTGAAGAATGTGGGAATAAGGGGGGATAACTCTAGAATGGTTTTGTCTTCCATTTCTTTGCACATGAACTCAAAACCATGAGCGGTGAGGATACATAGTGTAGGTGGAGAAATAGGGgaataagggggcataactctagTATGGTTACGCCTCCCATTTCTCCACACATGAAGTCAAAACCATGAGCGATGAGTATACACAGAGTAGGTTGAGGAATGGGAGAATGAGGGGGGATAACTCTAATATGGTTTTGTCTGCCATCTCTTTGCACATGAAGTCAAAACAATGAGTGGTGAATCTACTTTGTGTACATTGAGGAATGGGAGAGTAACTGGGGATACCTCTGGTATGCTCGTGAGACTGTTCAGTGTTAGCTGAGCTTATTAAAAAATCACTTCACTACCTCTCTGCATACAGATTTGACGGCACCTACACATGAGTTGCTTCAGTCAGACATTTTAAACAGCCAGTGTGGGTAAAGGCTTCAAAATATTTGGCCATAGCAAGCTAAGTATTTTAGCCAGCATATGTAAGTTCTTTATCTCACAGAATAAACTAATAAAACAACTCACAAATTAAGACAAATATATTGTTGAATGATGCCTTGAAATAAGTACTGCTTGTTGTTCTCTCCCAGATaagggggcagtggggtagacAAGTGGGTAAAGTGTTGGTTCATCCAGCTGAAGATCTAAGTTTGAGTCCCCATATGGTTAGTGTGTGAAACCCCTTTTTCCTTGTGTCCCCAACCATAATATTACTGGATTGttgttaaaagcagtgtaaaactaaactcactctcaatcTCACCCAGATAATGGTCAGGGACCACGAGGGACCAAGTACAGGATTCTACCCACCAATCACCATGATACAGGAAAACAGTAAGTAGTCATGGGTTTGTTCAAAATTCTGTTGCTTGAgacaggtggtcaggtttgatGTACAGTGCTCCTGAATCAGGAATGGCaggatttcaacaaaatcatactAACACTGTATATACATAGGGTTTTTTCTGGAGTAGGCCAGACCAGTATTATTCTTGCTTCATTGATCTGCCGGTCATATATTTTCAAGGATTTTCCCCCCTCAAATAATAAAAGCATGTTTTTTGTTGTCCAAAAATGTAAAGTTACAAAAAAAATTTATTTGATTGGGGGTTTTTTTGCTCCATATACACTATATAAATTATctaaagtaaaatacttttagtattGGAAAGGTGTTTTTAATTATTATTCTCTCCATCCTGCCCTTATGTTTTTCTGAtgtcaaaaatctgtaaaacgagaaatagaattggtctggccttgtCAGAATTTGTAAGCAGTATCACTATTGCTGTACAAAAAGAATAGACATTAAATATTGCCTGTGCACTTCTGAAGAATTCGTGGTGCGATGTGTTTTTATATAAGAGAACATCTGAAATTGGTTCTCAGGAACTGCAAGAATTAgtttgataaataaataaattaattaatCTGCATtcaaaaaaatcaaattttgcAACGTTTGAGTAATAACTGTCAAATCATACTGAATCTTCTTGAGTACATGGAATGACTGTACAGTATTGATATAGTATAACATGTTTTGGATCCATCTCCTAACAGGGATGAAGAGTGTCGTGGGTCACTGTGCCATGACTTCCAGCTGAGACTGGACAACCTGCTGCAGTCAGTCGTCAACGCCAAGCCACACTTTATCAGATGTGTCAGAGTAAGATGATAGCAGTCATGCTGCAACATACTTTCAGTTTTTAAAACCTCTATTAACTGACACTCTGGACCAACGTTCTAACCCCATTCTTTCCTCCTAAATACTTAAATACCACATGTATTTTCTCTCAGTGTttgaggggcagtggggtagcctaacaTTTGAAGTGtctgctcatcacgccaaagagccacgttcaattcctcacatggggtacgttgtgtgaagccaatttctggtgtcccgtcattagattgctggaatattgctaaaggcggtttaaaactaaactcacacactcactctttcattctCTCAATGTTTGATACATGAACTGACTGAAATGAGGATCAGTgaaaatgttgtgtgtcagtgttCCCCAGTGTAATGGATTGTTGCTCATACTGTCAGCCACTTGTTTACTTACTTCAGACATTAACTATTTGTAATGTGATATTGTGGGGGTGATACAATGTTCATTCAGCCAGACTTGTTTGTTTCTGCACAGAGTAATGATCATGGTGAGATGGACTCTTTCTGTCCAGAGACTGTGATACAGCAGATCCGGTCACTGCAGATCCTGGAGACTGTCAGGCTCATGGCAGGAGGTAAGTGCTCTTGTGAAACACACTCCACAAAGTCTCTTAAAAGGTATATCTGTATCACGGTGTTGGCAACAGTAATGGTCCCTGTATTAAGGGTCATTGGCAGAATGAAGATAATGAAAATTTATCATAGAAATTGTTCTAGTAGATAGGAAACATTTCATCTACCCAAAAATATCAGTACCAACATATCCCTGTCAAGACTAATAGTCTTTGAGACCACGAAGTTACAAGTGGAACACCAGACTGAAGGTAAGAATACAAGGAACTTACCAACATATCCCTGTGTCCAGCGTCCCAAAAGATTCTAGTTGGGGTGAGTCCACCGTTGGAACTGCCTCCAATTAGAATGGTTCTGGAATTTATAGGTGCTTGGCGGACGTCGGAGGGGACAACCTCTGACTTGACcaagaaatattaaatcagATACTTGAAACTCAGTAATTGTTTTTCTCAAACATCACGTTTTTATCCATAGCAAAACTGTTAATTGGTCTTTTGAGTTGATAACTGAACAGGTGATAGCAGACGCTACTGGCTGCCttcacctataatttcaattgtTCTGGAGTAACTAATAATGAAGATATAGTTCAAATAAAGACTTGAAAAATAGTCTTCTGAAAACTAGGTATTATAAGGCCAATTGAATTAGAAAAAATTTAAGTTGAATTCAAGTGTTGACCTTAAATCTTGACATGAATTGTTCATGACAAACACAGAGAGCttaatacattgttttgtcacaaTATGTATGGGAACAAGCAACTGTGTTTACATTGAAAAAGGTTCAACAGTAAACTTGTGGGAAATCTACTATTACGTCATCTGTGACTATTGCATTACAGTGTGGTCTGAACAGAAGGAAAAATAACATGGTTCCTAAAATGCTTGCTGAGTAGATGAATTCTCATGATGCAAGtcgctggattgtctagtcaaaTCACCACAGTgtatatcaatgctcatgatgttaatcactggattgtctagtcatATCACCACAGTGTATGTCAGtgatcatgacatcaatcactggagtgtctagTCATATCACCATGGTGTATGTCAGTGCTCATgacattaatcactggattgtctagtcatATCACCACAGTGtatatcagtgctcatgatgttactcactggattgtctagccaTATCACCACAGTGTATGTCAGtgatcatgacatcaatcactggattgtctagtcaaaTCACCACAGTgtatatcaatgctcatgatgttaatcactggattgtctagccaTATCACCACGGTGTATGTCAGtgatcatgacatcaatcactggattgtctagtcatATCACCACAGTGTATGTCAgcgctcatgatgtcaatcactggattttctggtcatACCAGCAGTGTGGGAAAATGCTTACACTATCAACCATTGGTTTGTGTGGTCCAAGTATGAACTTCGACTCCCCACAATAATCACTAAGGCTAACATTATCACATTTACAGATAATAATCTGTTGAAATAAGTGCaggtgtttcttgttttgtctCATACCTTTACTCTGCTGTCACTTCTAGGGATGCCTCACCGGATGCGGTACAAGGTGTTCAATGTCCGGTATGCTCTGTTCCTGCCTCCGTCTGCCCACTTCCAGCTGCAGACTCCCCAAGAGGAGTGTCGGGTAGGACAACCAGGGAACACCTCAATATACTGTAGACATCGATAGTTACAAGCATTTCAGCTCCATCAGTTTATTGTGTTATTTCATTATGATTTGGATGAATATAGTACGCTGGAATTGTTAATGTATCCCTTGCAATGTTTCCAGACCATTCTGACCAGCTTCCTCAGGGCAATGGACAACAGTCGTCTTCCGTATGTCAGTACACAGTGGACTCTAGGCAAGAAGCATCTGTTCTACAGGTAGCATAGATACCACACACAATAATGCAAGAAATAATATAGTATGTGCCAATCATGTGGTGATGACCCTGTTAACCAACTCTCATCTCTTAGGGTATCCCCTGCCTCCTTGTACCAACTGTTGGTCAGTGAATTTGTTGTGATATAACATTGATCTGATGGTATCACCATCTGATATGgcattgctttcagcaatattacattatcactactttatatgaaacacagtTACTTTTTTGGAAGTTTGGAAGTTGGATGAACATGAATGATGTTTTTCAGAGGTAATTCTTGCTCCTTTACTATGTGTTTAGCTATGACTCCCGTGTACGATGCAATATGTACACCAGGTTTAAAGATATATCACTTACATTATTCCAGTGAGGGCACACGTCAGAGTCTTGAGGGCATGCGCCAGGAGAGGCTACATGATGCTGCTGCCAAAATACAGGCATGCTGGCGAGGGTCAAAAGTCAGAGGGTTGTGGCCTGATGTAAAAGCTCAGCTAAGAATGCGGAAATCATCAGAGAAAAGGTTGAGACACAGGTATGCTATTCCCATCTTGACTGGACTGGTGCCATGgttgatgttttcattaatgATACTAAATTTTATTGATGATAAATCACATGACAAATCTCGTGGCTCTGTTGTGACCAGGTTGAATTATCCAAAATACTGAGTCATTTGTGTCAAGTTAAAAGAGCTTGAATAATTATAAATTATGAAGGATTTGAAGGACTGAAATGTTATATTGAGACAGCCAAGATATCGAGTTAGCAGAGTTCAACACATTACCAACACAATGGTACTCAACTGTATATGTAATGGTGATAACTGAATGTTGTGAAAATAGATGTGCAATACAGGTAGTAGGTAGGTCTCCAGTCAAGGTGGTCAATTTATCGTCCATAACATCTAtatgtgttgtcacaacccctacaGTACACAACCTATGCACTTAAAGGAACCCATGAATCCACTGGTATATGGCCAGATAGTGGACACATGAATACCTTGGACAAAGAACTGTGACTGTGTCCCAAAGAAGTACCCCATAAGAATGGGAAAGCTGCACCAAGAGttgtatggtccccagggagttgagattgatagtacgatgtgctgttgagattgacatgaaatttaccaagggaaaatgaaaatatcagcAACTtgaacatgttgcatggatatgtatgCCATGTAAATACCCTGTAGTAATAACATCCCTACTTCTTCCTCCAGGTCCTCTAATTCCTCGTCTAGTGCCAGCAGCACTCGAAACCTGCTGGAGGAAGAATACAGACCACACAGGGGAGATCACTCCCAGCAGCTCTCCAGGACAAACAGGGGAGTTCACTCCCAGTCATACAATGGTCATCATTCAGAACCttccaggggagataactcccaGCCCTCCAGAGGAGATCACAATCTCCCACACAGAGGAGCTCCTCAGAGTAACAAGACAAGTCACCAGCGCCACAAAGGGGATTATGGACTGGGTCAGCAGGGGATCAGTCACCACCACAATGCAGATCATCATAGTAGAAAGATGGACCATCAGGCATCAAGGTCAAAGCAGAGACAGGTGGAGAAGGTGGATGAATGGGTCTTGCAACAACTGTGTTCCATGTATTCTGTCAACCAGGTGAGGACAGTACTTCAtcatacatcaaacacactacttTCATAGTAGTTCAGAAACTATCCAAAATGTTGAATAGCAAATACATTTGTTGTGAAAGGATCCCAACAGGTCTCCTTTAACTCTACACTCTACATATTATCAGTATCATGATGATATTTAAGACAAGGGAGCTATTTTTAGCTGCTTTCAAATGTTTCTTCATTGATTCTATTTGTGATTTCTTTCTGAAAATTTGTTTCAGCATGTCAATTGTAAGAAAGTTTCAGCTTTTTTATGGTGATTTGGTTATGGGGAAGATTATGCTAAGGACAATCTTTGTCTATTTATGTTTAGAGTATGACATGATGCTAGTATGTAAATTTAATCGAAGAAAAATCATCCCAATCATGACAATATCAAAGCTTTGTGTTTCATGTGACTGACATACAAATGTTGTTTTCCCAGGATTCCAGACCACCAATGCCATCTAGACGTAACTACCTGGTGTATGAGGGGATGAGGCTGGAGTTCCCTCACTACCGTATCATGAAACATAACTTTGCAGGTCAGTACATGATTctttattacccttaagataaatttatcaaattctgattggtcaatcgcAAATACCCATGAAAACCATGTGGGCGAATTTGACAGGGTGTATGAACCATACACCCTGTCAAATTTGTCATCCATcctgaattatctccctttatgactGATCAGGATCATGGAGAAACGTTTTGTGTCTAATTCTGTGAAAGAATGAATGTTGGTTTTCAAAGATAAGTTAGATAAAGAGATCTTAAAGGTAATGAATTGGTCACAGCCCCGTAACCCTTTCAAAAGACTGTGTAACTAACAGTAGGTACAGGAAGGAACATGTCCAGTTCACAGAGCTTGCAAGGTCCTCATGTTTGTTGATGTCACAGTAGCAGTCCAGGTTAATTGTGTATCACTGTAGATGTGCCAGGCTTTTTAGAATGTATTTTGCAGACCAGACAGAAATGAAAGTATTTATGGCCTGCAGGCACTTTTCTAAACACTTTTCAATGGGCCCCTTTGTGTGAGGTTGACAGTGATTTACCAAGATATTGTTATTCAGGGGTCTGTGGTAACAGTCAAAGAAACTGTTGTTTGAATGATGTGATCCAAACATTTCAGACCTCAATAGCAACATGATTTAATACAAAATGTACTCATTATATGAACTCATTTTACAGGTGATTCACAAGGCCTGACCCTCATGAAGGGTCAAGAGGTGAAAGTCATTGGGGTTTCACAGCAAAAAGGTTACATGAGGATCAAGTATTGCAACTCAGTCCTTCACGTTCCCCATGACTACCTGGACTTTGAGGTAaggatcagtgagtgagtgaactgagtttaacaccacactgaGCAGTATTTAGTCGCGTGTCAACACAAAGGCTGGAATCTAGGTGATGCCCCTTGTTGCAGCGTGGGTGAAACCAGTAAGTGAGTAGGGATCCATAGATCTGGATCAGGGTGAGTCTCTGACACATACCCACATATCTGACCTtaggccctgtttcacaaagctatcgcagtgctacaactgtcgtaagtctgtgttacagtgtaggaggtATGACAGCCATAGCTctatgatagctttgtgaaacagggtccTAGCTGCTAAGAGACACAACAGAGTTTTTCACAATTTTGTCAAGACAAGCGTAGATATTAGAAGTGTACTTTCAAAGAAATTTTACAATTTCTCAGGTAAATTCAAAATTCAAGTTCTAAGTTTCAGCAGTACCTTCAGAAATATGTAAAATGAATTCATGTACAGTTGAGCCCTGTTTACACAGACTCTGTATATCTGGAAATTTCGCCTTCTGCACAAATTTTTAGTGAAATTAAACTGTTCCTCCGGAGGGGGATGATGATTTTGCATTACCAGACAACTGATTATTGTGTTCACTGCTGTCTCACTGCAATTTGTTTATGCGTCTTGGTTTATTACTTGTCAACACATACCCCACTTGCTGCGATTTGCAAGTGAGGTAATGCAGTTAATTGTCTTGTTATCAATGAATACATCAAACAGATCTGGCAAAATTCTGGGGTCATGATCAGTACTTGGGCATGACTAGTCAACCTGCAAACTCAAATGTCTTTGGGTGACAGCAGCCGAGAAGCATGAGATTTGCAAATTATATAAAAGTAATCCTGCAGCCAGTTTGGACCATATCAGTAAGCATTTTGAGATGTCTTTAGGACATGGCATAGGAAAATCTACAGTTGCGCAGGCTTCTGAACATGTTGCGCAGGCTTCTGAAATTCAAACAGCTGATAATGATAAACAAATGACAACTTGCTATACAGATGATTTTCAGACATTACTAAAATGTCCATGCAAACTGGCTTGACTTCAGTACTATTGTTGAGTAAGATTATGACTGTTCGtttcttgtttcagtcaaatgCTGATATAACGTGTACAGATATTTGATGGGAGTCAACTGCCGAACAGTTTGGTGCATTGAGAAAGTGCTATGGTGAAACTACCTCCAGATCAGATCTGCTGCCAAGCGAACTTATGTACTCAAACGCCACATGTTGGTAATCAGATTACAGCCATATTCATCAGAGATGATCAGATATACTGGGTCATGATAACTAGTCATAAAAGTTGTGTGGAAGATATGATTATAGTATCATCTTGGACCTATCATGAGTATCAGCAGTGCAGTGTAGCTTGGGATGAACCATTCCCATGAGTGCCAAGTGTTCCTCAAATTATGTCACCTCAGGATCTGATCTCCATGACGAACTGCAACGAAATACAACAGGAACCTGATTGCAGAGTTTTCTTGGACAAATAATTGTTTAGTaactgaaaaatgaaacatacaactttatggatgacaaattCTTATTGTTACGTtgctctatgcaataaacatccatatattgtcatcctttctttataaataagaagttgtatGTTTAAGTCTTGGACAAATACTTTTCGTTATTCCTGGAACATCTTTTGTGCGAGAAAGGTGAATGTGTTTCCAAGTTAGTCTTCTTCACAGACACAAGATAGCCACTAGAGTTTTGTCAGTCTGTCAATTCAGTATTCCTGGTGTCGTAAACTTGACTGTGAGTGCCAACAAGTCCATCATAAAAATGCATATATGATATGCAGTTAGGCTACCCCAAACTGACTGACCAAGCTAAATAAATAGAATAAAAGATCTTTGACAAGAGTGATGTCACagagcaaacagaaacaatgggTGAACACATTGTAGGTCAGACTCGGATTGACAGAATCTGGAACAACATGGCCAATGTGGAATATTGACAGCCATGGTCATATCACTGTTGAGCCAGGAGGCGATGGGCTAGCCTACTGGTTCAAGCATTCTTTcaacacaccaaagacctgggtttgattccccacttcacacaaagtgtgaaacccatttcaacaTGCTAACTGTTCACTAGGGACAAAGCAGACCTTCTTTGCATTGTGGAACTCCAACTCATGATATAATGGATATATGACTTTTTTGTGCCAAGTGATAAGTTTTCCTCACATCAACCCTGGATGTCTgaagagacagtttgaaaagatCTGAAGCAATTCTCAAAATACTTTGAAAAATGTGGTTTTCACAATCGACAGATGTCATAATATGGTGAATGTAGGATGAAAGCATGCACTACTATGACTGTTGAAGAATAACCAAGACTGTAAATATCGTGAAGTGACACTGAACTTGATGTTGTGTTTCCTGATATTACTTTGCCAAGTCTACATCATCATTCATTCAGTGAATCAAAACCATTGCCATATATTTTTGCAGGTatatttgaaatgttcaaatgtacTTTAGTGACAATCAGATTCATATGAAGTGTAGCTCTTCTAATTCTTAAATCACCCATCTCATCATGTTTACTGTATTTATCATTCAGTGTATAGTTCTCATGTACAGTTTGATCGCCTTACGTATAAGTAGACGTAACAGTAGACCATGGTAACCACTGTGATTAGACTCAAACTTGTGATTTCATTCTTTGAAGCAAAACTCGGTGACTGGTTGAAGGAAAT
The nucleotide sequence above comes from Haliotis asinina isolate JCU_RB_2024 chromosome 5, JCU_Hal_asi_v2, whole genome shotgun sequence. Encoded proteins:
- the LOC137284467 gene encoding myosin-IIIb-like, whose product is MSGMRVDDLTHLVGPLTEDSIVRCLQARFYSQQYQTSVGPTLICLNPFHHVPSPVVLQDCHQAGHQLQGLVNTALSQHIDSGHSQLIVLSGESGSGKTHCTMHILRLLYERSGGGTKTDMFRHLTAAMTVLRSLGSAETTCNTDSTRIGMYLENLTSDCVIYRTKIHGLYIDQGRVTYVPRREKNYHIFYQMLAGLSDEERVKLHLKGYSLHNLRYLSCGNLQQNVTDDMHRFDVWKSSLSVLGIPVMDILRVLAAILLLGNVEFVESPGMELEVVGNDEIKYVAALLGVSGVSLYRGFTTRTRHVHGHVSRSITDARCANTTRDALARALYYRTVSTVMKRVNSMRRQASNLAQSMESLESKGSRSSAQYSHRPDILTTHPGDSSSTIQHGRKFSDGFVGIVDLFGFELAEVNQLEQLCVNLCAEAMQNFYNSHMFRSPLEALHDEGIHPEIDIVHFNNMPVIELLSSQTNGIVSILDTLTAQPKTTVEGFVQEIKARHRINNYFFEPLPKVERLFGIRHFSGRVVYDASNFLSTNQDQIPDDIISIFSKQNCNFGFASHLFAHEVKTMSDNGQGPRGTKYRILPTNHHDTGKQDEECRGSLCHDFQLRLDNLLQSVVNAKPHFIRCVRSNDHGEMDSFCPETVIQQIRSLQILETVRLMAGGMPHRMRYKVFNVRYALFLPPSAHFQLQTPQEECRTILTSFLRAMDNSRLPYVSTQWTLGKKHLFYSEGTRQSLEGMRQERLHDAAAKIQACWRGSKVRGLWPDVKAQLRMRKSSEKRLRHRSSNSSSSASSTRNLLEEEYRPHRGDHSQQLSRTNRGVHSQSYNGHHSEPSRGDNSQPSRGDHNLPHRGAPQSNKTSHQRHKGDYGLGQQGISHHHNADHHSRKMDHQASRSKQRQVEKVDEWVLQQLCSMYSVNQDSRPPMPSRRNYLVYEGMRLEFPHYRIMKHNFAGDSQGLTLMKGQEVKVIGVSQQKGYMRIKYCNSVLHVPHDYLDFESNADITCTDI